The following proteins are encoded in a genomic region of Bradyrhizobium sp. SK17:
- a CDS encoding N-acyl homoserine lactonase family protein has product MSKRTYLPDAARGEMIDLPVSCVLLRHAQGNVLFDTGCHPDVATDPEGRLGTLAKYMQPIMPADDHVLTSLKAVGLGPDDIDVVICSHLHTDHCGCNAFFKKATVFVHALEIEAAKADNAFDRGYIKADWDHPLKTEIFDRQMDVFGDGRLTLIPLPGHSKGTTGALVKLDQSGEYLLASDSLSVRANLDQRVSPRNSLDVDQFLNSLEEIARLEASGVKIICGHDEAQWAGLQKGLNAYT; this is encoded by the coding sequence ATGTCGAAGCGGACCTATCTTCCCGATGCGGCGCGCGGCGAGATGATCGACCTTCCGGTGTCCTGCGTGCTGTTGCGGCATGCCCAGGGCAACGTGCTGTTCGACACCGGATGTCATCCTGACGTTGCGACCGATCCGGAAGGCCGGCTCGGCACGCTCGCCAAATACATGCAGCCGATCATGCCGGCGGACGATCACGTGCTGACCAGCCTGAAGGCCGTCGGCCTCGGTCCCGACGATATCGACGTGGTGATCTGTTCTCACCTGCACACTGATCATTGCGGCTGCAATGCCTTCTTCAAGAAGGCGACGGTCTTCGTCCACGCGCTCGAGATCGAGGCGGCGAAGGCCGATAACGCGTTCGATCGCGGATACATCAAGGCGGATTGGGATCATCCGCTGAAGACGGAAATCTTCGATAGGCAGATGGATGTGTTCGGCGACGGCAGGTTGACGCTGATCCCGCTGCCGGGACATTCGAAGGGCACGACCGGCGCGCTGGTCAAGCTGGATCAGAGCGGCGAGTATTTGCTCGCGTCAGACTCGCTCAGCGTGCGCGCCAATCTCGACCAGCGGGTCTCGCCGCGGAACAGCCTCGACGTCGATCAGTTCCTGAACTCGCTGGAGGAGATCGCAAGACTCGAAGCATCCGGCGTCAAGATCATCTGCGGCCATGACGA
- a CDS encoding AMP-binding protein codes for MYTVFSVFAATSDPAAFKPFLCIPARPDRAYFPDGVELSYGDIARQVCALRDRYRASGFGHGHRACLLLENRPDFIVHWLALNSLGVSIVPINPAYRAVEIEYLIAHAEPDLIVTLHDQKELQKALTGAVPVLEVSGDDLGASATQIPRAKRPPPRTGEPGSETEAALLYTSGTTARPKGCILTNEYVVSTGRWYIGRGGEATYHAGTERLYSPLPLFHMAGLTLTPIAMMLTGGCLILPERFNAKFAWRDIVACRATVLHYLGVIVAALLAQPETPDEKAHALRFSMGVGANPEQRARARDRFGIPFVEGWGMTETGRSPFNTVEPRHLETNTIGRSEPGLEMTILDGDDNPLPPGSVGELCVRHSEATPRRGFFAGYLRDPEATEQAWRGGWFHTGDSAWQHADGAFVFVDRLKHLVRRAGENISAAEVEAVLTTSGLVKQVAVVAARDPIRDEEVAAFIVTDDGATASRELAQDIFQFCRERLAAFKLPAWIAFVTELPLTSTNKILKHVLLGADRDPLSHPGMIDLRQEKANAIRQSN; via the coding sequence ATGTACACCGTGTTCAGCGTGTTCGCTGCGACGTCCGATCCGGCAGCGTTCAAACCCTTTCTCTGCATTCCCGCGCGGCCCGACCGCGCATATTTTCCCGACGGCGTCGAACTGTCCTATGGCGACATCGCGCGGCAGGTCTGCGCATTACGCGACCGGTATCGCGCATCCGGCTTCGGCCATGGGCATCGCGCCTGCCTGCTGCTGGAGAACCGGCCCGACTTCATCGTGCACTGGCTGGCGCTCAACAGCCTCGGCGTCTCGATCGTTCCGATCAACCCGGCCTATCGCGCCGTGGAAATCGAATATCTCATTGCGCATGCCGAGCCCGATTTGATCGTCACGCTGCACGATCAGAAGGAGTTACAGAAGGCGCTGACCGGCGCGGTGCCCGTGCTTGAGGTGTCTGGTGACGACCTCGGCGCAAGCGCGACGCAGATCCCGCGCGCCAAGCGGCCGCCACCTCGCACCGGCGAACCGGGAAGCGAGACCGAGGCCGCGCTTCTCTACACGTCAGGCACGACGGCGCGTCCGAAAGGATGCATCCTGACCAACGAATACGTGGTCTCGACCGGCCGCTGGTACATCGGCCGCGGCGGCGAGGCGACATATCATGCCGGTACGGAGCGGCTCTACAGCCCGCTGCCGCTGTTCCACATGGCCGGCCTGACGCTGACGCCGATCGCGATGATGCTGACCGGCGGTTGCCTGATCCTGCCCGAGCGCTTCAACGCCAAATTTGCCTGGCGCGACATCGTCGCCTGCCGGGCCACCGTGCTGCACTATCTCGGCGTCATCGTCGCGGCCCTGCTCGCCCAGCCGGAGACGCCGGACGAGAAAGCCCATGCGCTGCGCTTTTCGATGGGCGTCGGCGCCAATCCCGAGCAGCGCGCACGTGCACGCGACCGCTTCGGCATCCCGTTCGTCGAGGGCTGGGGCATGACCGAGACCGGGCGCAGTCCGTTCAACACCGTCGAGCCGCGCCACCTCGAAACCAACACCATCGGCCGCAGCGAGCCGGGCCTCGAGATGACCATCCTCGATGGCGACGACAATCCGCTGCCGCCGGGCTCGGTCGGCGAACTCTGCGTGCGTCACTCGGAGGCAACGCCGCGGCGCGGCTTCTTCGCCGGCTATCTCAGGGATCCCGAGGCGACCGAGCAGGCCTGGCGCGGCGGCTGGTTTCACACCGGCGACAGCGCCTGGCAGCACGCGGACGGCGCCTTCGTTTTCGTCGATCGCCTCAAGCATCTGGTCCGCCGCGCCGGCGAGAACATCTCGGCGGCGGAGGTCGAAGCCGTGCTGACCACGTCCGGGCTGGTCAAGCAGGTGGCGGTCGTCGCCGCGCGCGATCCGATCCGCGACGAGGAGGTCGCGGCGTTCATCGTGACCGATGACGGTGCCACGGCCTCACGCGAGCTTGCGCAGGACATCTTCCAGTTCTGCCGCGAACGCCTCGCGGCTTTCAAGCTGCCGGCGTGGATCGCCTTCGTCACCGAGTTGCCGCTGACCTCGACCAACAAGATCCTGAAGCACGTGTTGCTCGGCGCAGACCGGGACCCGCTATCGCATCCCGGCATGATCGACCTGCGGCAAGAGAAAGCCAACGCCATCAGGCAATCGAACTAG